From Pseudomonadota bacterium, a single genomic window includes:
- a CDS encoding DUF559 domain-containing protein yields MRKRELLALARQMRSAPTPSEGVFWQVVRNRKLCGTKFRRQQIIGPFIVDFFAPSHRLVVEIDDGIHFGQEESDAERERFLYDCGLRVLRFSADSVDRDLSSMVARVTEALRSISPLRLTERGRG; encoded by the coding sequence ATGCGAAAACGCGAACTGCTCGCGCTGGCACGACAGATGCGAAGTGCGCCGACGCCGTCCGAGGGCGTGTTCTGGCAAGTCGTCCGAAACAGGAAGCTCTGCGGAACCAAGTTTCGCAGACAGCAGATCATCGGCCCTTTCATCGTGGATTTCTTCGCGCCGTCTCACCGTCTCGTTGTGGAGATCGATGACGGCATCCACTTCGGGCAGGAAGAGAGCGACGCCGAACGCGAACGGTTTCTGTACGACTGCGGTCTTCGCGTGCTGCGATTCTCCGCGGATTCCGTTGATCGCGATCTTTCGTCGATGGTCGCACGGGTCACCGAGGCGCTCCGTTCCATCTCCCCTCTCCGCTTGACGGAGAGGGGCCGGGGGTGA
- a CDS encoding DUF1566 domain-containing protein has translation MRTATTLLPCFIAAIWLAACGDADPVDGDGGTDTDTDTDTDADAGEDGGESDCENPEHFDEGTGITWLQCLAGQCLVDDACAWEGGEAVSFDYAEAEAACPSGTRLPTMDELMGLLGTCDAIDFGTNMTGFCSTCSGSTACDAIYPGTEELDLMSPEAVHWSSTALNDSKMWRANFLTGLVDATLKEMNATGVCVRSE, from the coding sequence ATGCGCACAGCGACGACGCTCTTGCCCTGCTTCATCGCCGCGATCTGGCTCGCGGCCTGCGGCGACGCCGATCCCGTAGACGGCGATGGCGGAACCGACACGGACACGGACACCGACACCGACGCCGACGCGGGAGAGGACGGCGGCGAGAGCGACTGCGAGAACCCGGAGCATTTCGACGAGGGGACCGGGATCACGTGGCTGCAGTGCCTCGCCGGTCAGTGCCTCGTCGACGACGCCTGCGCATGGGAGGGGGGCGAGGCCGTCTCGTTCGACTACGCCGAGGCCGAGGCCGCATGCCCCAGCGGCACGAGGCTGCCGACCATGGACGAGCTGATGGGGCTCCTCGGCACCTGCGATGCGATCGACTTCGGCACGAACATGACGGGCTTCTGCAGCACCTGCTCGGGGAGCACGGCCTGCGACGCCATCTACCCGGGCACGGAAGAGCTGGATCTCATGTCGCCCGAGGCCGTCCACTGGTCTTCCACCGCGCTGAACGACAGCAAGATGTGGCGGGCCAACTTCCTGACCGGGCTCGTCGACGCGACGCTCAAGGAGATGAACGCGACGGGCGTCTGCGTGCGCAGCGAGTGA
- a CDS encoding TonB family protein has translation MRRVSVFLIALVATLVGLLLCGAARADRSERRDAYLAAAAASIPTGREDETLSPYFFVLSDDPHLDRLPLERTEVDIEVAAAIAEVDVTQVYRNDGERTLEAIYVFPMSTRAAVHSMRMTVGDRVIEADVRERAKAREEYEEARDEGKTASLLEQQRPNVMQMNLANIRPGDEIKVELSYTEILVPEEKTYELVFPTVVGPRYSNTPRGSAGARDAFVETPYLHAGQPDPAGLEIRAFVHGGVPLASVTSPSHRIAVTYPDPGDAEIALEPGEERKRRDFILRYRLAGDAIETGLLLSLGDHESYFLLALEPPARTEAADVLRREYVFIVDVSGSMSGFPLDTSKALLKRLLKGLDRDDAFNVLLFAGGSDVLSESSLPATAGNVARALRFIDEQQGGGGTELLPALKRAYALPRFPATSRTVVVATDGYVGVEDEVFTLTRKRLGDANLFAFGIGAGVNRELIESLARAGDGEPFVVTKPAEAAAASKRFARYVSSPLLAGIEARFDGVDAYDLEPERAPDLFAERPIVIAGKIRGRLAGRVTITGITPEGPWSRVIDLAKARKIPAGDAARLYWARARIRLLGDRYRASQDADLEAEITALGIEHHLLTEFTSFVAVDKVVRGDGRTVTVKQPLPMPDGVSDLAVGDSFGHGGLGISGTGKGGGGTGYGSIGLGSLGTIGHGAGSGSGAGYGRGGNRYGVRAAAPQIRAGAAVVTGSLSKEVIRRIVRRHINEVRFCYEQQLQSDPSLGGRVVIRFVIDSKGNVTAAEVAESTFNDTIIETCILAAVRRWKFPAPEGGGGVVVNYPFELMP, from the coding sequence CTCCCGCTCGAGCGGACCGAGGTGGACATCGAGGTCGCCGCCGCGATCGCCGAGGTCGACGTCACGCAGGTCTACCGCAACGACGGCGAGCGGACGCTCGAGGCGATCTACGTCTTCCCCATGTCGACGCGGGCGGCGGTGCACTCGATGCGCATGACCGTCGGCGACCGCGTTATCGAGGCCGACGTTCGCGAGCGCGCGAAGGCCCGCGAGGAGTACGAGGAGGCCCGCGACGAGGGGAAGACCGCGTCGCTCCTCGAGCAGCAGCGCCCGAACGTGATGCAGATGAACCTCGCCAACATCCGGCCGGGCGACGAGATCAAGGTGGAGCTCTCCTACACGGAGATCCTCGTGCCCGAGGAGAAGACCTACGAGCTCGTGTTCCCGACCGTGGTCGGGCCGCGGTACTCGAACACGCCGCGCGGCTCGGCCGGGGCGCGGGACGCGTTCGTCGAGACGCCGTACCTGCACGCCGGCCAGCCCGATCCCGCGGGGCTCGAGATCCGCGCGTTCGTCCACGGCGGCGTGCCGCTCGCGTCGGTGACGAGCCCGAGCCACAGGATCGCCGTGACCTACCCGGATCCTGGCGACGCCGAGATCGCGCTCGAACCGGGCGAGGAGCGCAAGCGGCGGGACTTCATCCTCCGCTACCGCCTCGCAGGCGACGCGATCGAGACCGGGCTGCTCCTCTCTTTGGGCGATCACGAGAGCTACTTCCTGCTGGCGCTGGAGCCGCCCGCCCGCACCGAGGCGGCGGACGTCCTGCGGCGGGAGTACGTCTTCATCGTCGACGTCTCGGGCTCGATGAGCGGCTTCCCGCTCGACACGTCGAAGGCGCTCCTCAAGCGCCTCCTCAAGGGGCTCGACCGCGACGACGCGTTCAACGTCCTCCTGTTCGCCGGCGGCAGCGACGTGCTCTCCGAGAGCTCGCTCCCGGCAACGGCCGGCAACGTCGCGAGGGCCCTGCGCTTCATCGACGAGCAGCAGGGCGGCGGCGGCACCGAGCTCCTCCCCGCCCTGAAGCGGGCCTACGCGCTGCCCCGCTTCCCGGCGACCTCGCGCACGGTCGTCGTCGCGACGGACGGGTACGTCGGCGTCGAGGACGAGGTGTTCACGCTCACGCGCAAGCGGCTGGGCGACGCCAACCTGTTCGCCTTCGGCATCGGCGCGGGCGTCAACCGCGAGCTCATCGAGAGCCTCGCGCGGGCGGGGGACGGGGAGCCGTTCGTCGTCACCAAGCCGGCGGAGGCCGCGGCGGCCTCCAAGCGGTTCGCCCGCTACGTCTCGTCGCCGCTGCTCGCCGGCATCGAGGCCCGGTTCGATGGGGTCGACGCGTACGACCTCGAGCCCGAGCGCGCGCCCGACCTCTTCGCGGAGCGGCCGATCGTGATCGCGGGCAAGATCAGGGGGCGGCTCGCGGGGAGGGTCACCATCACGGGGATCACGCCCGAGGGGCCGTGGTCGAGGGTGATCGACCTCGCGAAGGCGCGGAAGATCCCCGCTGGCGACGCGGCTCGGCTGTACTGGGCGCGCGCGCGGATCCGCCTCCTCGGCGACAGGTACAGGGCCTCGCAGGACGCGGATCTCGAGGCGGAGATCACGGCGCTCGGGATCGAGCACCACCTGCTCACGGAGTTCACGTCGTTCGTGGCCGTGGACAAGGTCGTGCGCGGGGACGGGCGCACGGTGACCGTGAAGCAGCCGCTGCCGATGCCGGACGGCGTGTCCGACCTCGCGGTCGGCGACAGCTTCGGCCACGGCGGGCTCGGGATCTCGGGCACGGGCAAGGGCGGCGGCGGCACGGGGTACGGATCGATCGGCCTCGGCAGCCTCGGGACGATCGGCCACGGCGCGGGTAGCGGCTCGGGCGCGGGGTACGGCCGAGGCGGCAACCGCTACGGCGTGCGCGCCGCGGCGCCCCAGATCCGCGCGGGCGCGGCCGTGGTCACAGGCTCGCTGTCGAAGGAGGTCATCCGCCGGATCGTCCGTCGCCACATCAACGAGGTGCGGTTCTGCTACGAGCAGCAGCTCCAATCCGATCCGTCCCTCGGCGGCCGCGTCGTGATCAGGTTCGTCATCGATTCCAAGGGCAACGTGACCGCGGCCGAGGTCGCCGAGTCCACCTTCAACGACACGATCATCGAGACGTGCATCCTCGCGGCGGTCCGGAGGTGGAAGTTCCCCGCGCCGGAGGGCGGCGGGGGCGTCGTCGTCAACTACCCGTTCGAGCTCATGCCGTAG